A region of Salvelinus sp. IW2-2015 unplaced genomic scaffold, ASM291031v2 Un_scaffold1517, whole genome shotgun sequence DNA encodes the following proteins:
- the LOC112071093 gene encoding protein shisa-4 gives MAKSLSLVTVILCGSLIPFVTAGEDCEAYLNAFSHYQTKRDCSTYQWCCGTCDNRYCCSTLSLKLSESEQDHCIFSGNMSTLTISSFVVTAVIFMISLICCCVCPCCCLYKMCRKPRPVIATTAHTTVVNTHYPQQPVQPYQGAPQYPAYQTVPVQPGYGVQPQPGYGGGQPMPTAPGYQGQPFQPGPPPPYQETGPAYPPAIPVSYSQAGFSPGQLSYPLQAPAQPQPAYPCAPPAQPDFLSAQPAYNPAFMEPQTPKTGN, from the exons CTGGAGAGGACTGTGAAGCCTACCTAAATGCCTTCAGCCATTACCAGACCAAACGGGACTGCAGTACATACCAGTGGTGCTGTGGAACGTGTGACAATAGATACTGCTGCAGTACCCTGTCCCTCAAGCTGAGTGAGTCTGAACAGGACCACTGCATATTCAG tGGCAATATGAGCACTTTGACCATCTCGTCATTCGTAGTGACAGCTGTCATCTTCATGATCAGTTTaatctgttgctgtgtgtgtccCTGCTGCTGCTTGTACAAAATGTGCCGGAAGCCCAGAC CGGTGATCGCCACGACCGCCCACACAACGGTGGTGAACACCCACTACCCCCAGCAGCCCGTCCAGCCCTACCAGGGGGCCCCCCAGTACCCTGCCTACCAGACCGTGCCGGTCCAGCCTGGGTATGGGGTTCAGCCTCAACCCGGCTATGGAGGTGGCCAGCCCATGCCCACAGCACCAGGCTACCAGGGACAGCCTTTCCAGCCAGGACCACCCCCTCCTTACCAAGAGACTG gtCCAGCCTATCCTCCTGCTATCCCAGTGTCTTATAGTCAGGCTGGGTTCAGTCCAGGACAGCTGTCTTACCCCCTCCAGGCTCCAGCCCAGCCTCAGCCAGCCTATCCCTGTGCACCTCCCGCCCAGCCCGACTTCctctctgcccagcctgcctACAACCCTGCCTTCATGGAGCCTCAGACTCCCAAGACTGGCAACTGA